One region of Triticum aestivum cultivar Chinese Spring chromosome 6B, IWGSC CS RefSeq v2.1, whole genome shotgun sequence genomic DNA includes:
- the LOC123134518 gene encoding FCS-Like Zinc finger 7, translated as MLGKRQRSMLMRRTTSLASMPSVPKQVRQGSGGGGDMDRQAPARPSSSVSAGAVGTGGGGGYPSPRRDAFAGLMITAAFLSACGFCAKPLGPGEDTYIYRGEVAFCSQECREHQIKKDELMEQNCTITSIREAPSDQSGSGGGSGGAGDAVAAA; from the exons ATGCTCGGCAAGCGGCAGAGGAGCATGCTGATGCGCCGGACGACCAGCCTGGCGTCCATGCCGTCGGTGCCCAAGCAGGTGCGccaggggagcggcggcggcggcgacatggacagGCAGGCGcccgcgcggccgtcctcctccgtgtCGGCCGGCGCGGtggggacgggcggcggcggcggctaccccTCTCCCAGGAGGGACGCCTTCGCCGGGCTGATGATCACGGCGGCGTTCCTGTCGGCCTGCGGCTTCTGCGCCAAGCCCCTTGGCCCCGGCGAGGACACCTACATCTACAG GGGCGAGGTGGCATTCTGCAGCCAGGAGTGCCGGGAGCATCAGATCAAGAAGGACGAGCTCATGGAACAGAACTGCACCATCACATCCATCCGAGAGGCCCCGTCGGACCagtccggcagcggcggcggctcgggcggtgcCGGGGACGCCGTCGCCGCAGCATAG